Proteins encoded in a region of the Onychostoma macrolepis isolate SWU-2019 chromosome 20, ASM1243209v1, whole genome shotgun sequence genome:
- the erh gene encoding enhancer of rudimentary homolog — protein sequence MSHTILLVQPTKRPEGRTYADYESVNECMEGVCKMYEEHLKRMNPNSPSITYDISQLFDFVDDLADLSCLVYRADTQTYQPYNKDWIKEKIYVLLRRQAQQAGK from the exons ATG TCTCACACAATTCTGCTGGTGCAGCCCACCAAGAGACCAGAAGGCAGAACATATGCAGACTATGAGTCTGTCAACGAATGCATGGAAG GAGTGTGTAAGATGTATGAAGAGCATCTGAAGAGGATGAACCCCAACAGTCCCTCCATCACATATGACATAAGCCAGTTATTTGACTTCGTGGATGATCTTGCTGACCTCAGCTGTCTCGT GTACAGGGCAGACACACAAACCTACCAGCCCTACAACAAAGACTGGATTAAAGAAAAGATCTACGTGCTGCTGAGGCGTCAAGCCCAGCAGGCGGGAAAATAA
- the paplnb gene encoding papilin b, proteoglycan-like sulfated glycoprotein — protein MMLHALLGILCLISAVLCVRQPSNDYWGEYGPYGACSRTCGTGVAVRTRVCNTMRTDGGHNCVGPSKSYKLCNTQECPVGSRDFRDEQCSHFDRMEFQGKRYTWQPYYGASNPCELVCVPRGENFYYRHRPAVVDGTPCYVGRRDVCVEGVCRAVSHGEIVGFEDHSLPVTSRHGTGAATHLDTYRYTYSTFSECSLHCGGGVQTRSVYCIIESTSAMADESHCTAQGLRKPASQKACNDHPCAEYSAGPFGDCSMTCGEGQQTREVFCVGGRGERIPEHHCRGLARPHDVRSCQRPACHQVFRYYINDFSLCSRSCGTGTRDRRVVCMDLDHNQYPDERCSAFSRPHAVENCNTQPCPGAQMVPSVQDSNGYENSLRGFVPHTHDATSVQRPSDPYPSVTGPHCAQSYYGCCPDGHTAASGPRGEGCTHDDCHRSRYGCCSDGVTAANGFGRAGCPDYPHRDHSPVRLCSLAQDVGSCYEWTSRFYFDSSSGSCSQFWFGGCEGNGNNFVSKEECERSCKASARGLAPREPTSRRGINGVRGYRMRSRA, from the exons ATGATGCTCCATGCTCTTCTCGGGATCCTGTGCTTGATCTCTGCAGTTCTCTGT GTGAGGCAGCCGTCTAATGATTACTGGGGTGAATATGGCCCGTACGGAGCCTGCAGCCGCACCTGTGGCACTGGAGTAGCAGTGAGAACCAGGGTCTGCAACACTATGAG gACGGATGGGGGGCACAATTGCGTTGGACCATCCAAGTCCTACAAACTCTGTAACACACAG GAATGCCCTGTTGGATCTAGAGATTTCCGTGACGAGCAGTGTTCTCATTTTGACCGAATGGAGTTCCAGGGAAAACGTTACACATGGCAGCCGTACTATGGAG CTTCAAACCCATGTGAGCTTGTGTGTGTGCCAAGAGGTGAAAACTTCTACTACCGTCACAGACCTGCTGTGGTGGATGGCACACCGTGCTACGTGGGCCGCAGAGACGTCTGTGTGGAGGGAGTCTGCAGA GCGGTGAGCCATGGGGAGATTGTGGGTTTTGAGGATCACTCTCTTCCTGTCACCTCTAGACATGGCACTGGAGCTGCCACCCATCTGGACACCTACAG GTACACATACAGCACCTTTTCAGAGTGTTCACTTCACTGCGGTGGAGGAGTGCAGACACGTAGTGTGTACTGTATTATTGAGAGCACATCAGCAATGGCTGATGAATCTCACTGCACTGCACAAGGCCTCAGGAAACCAGCTTCCCAGAAGGCCTGCAACGATCACCCCTGTGCCGAGTACAGTGCCGGTCCCTTTGGTGAT TGTTCGATGACGTGCGGTGAGGGACAGCAGACACGAGAGGTGTTCTGTGTCGGGGGCAGAGGAGAACGCATCCCTGAGCACCATTGCAGGGGTCTTGCACGTCCACATGATGTCAGATCCTGTCAGAGGCCAGCTTGCCACCAAGTTTTTAGATACTATATCAATGACTTCAGCCTG TGTTCTCGTAGCTGTGGAACTGGTACTCGTGACCGCAGAGTGGTTTGCATGGATTTGGATCACAATCAATATCCAGATGAAAGATGTTCTGCTTTCTCCAGACCTCATGCTGTGGAGAACTGCAACACACAGCCCTGCCCTGGTGCACAAA TGGTGCCCAGCGTGCAGGACTCCAATGGTTATGAAAACTCCTTGCGTGGATTTGTGCCTCATACCCATGATGCAACCTCAG TTCAGAGACCAAGCGATCCATACCCCTCAGTAACTGGGCCGCACTGTGCCCAGTCATATTATGGCTGCTGTCCGGATGGCCACACTGCTGCCTCAGGGCCTCGTGGGGAAGGCTGTACTCACGATGACTGTCATAGGTCCAG ATATGGCTGCTGCTCTGATGGAGTAACAGCTGCTAATGGTTTTGGAAGAGCAGGATGTCCTGATTACCCCCATAGA GATCATAGTCCAGTTCGTTTGTGCTCTTTGGCACAAGATGTTGGGTCCTGTTATGAATGGACATCTCGTTTCTACTTTGATTCTTCCTCTGGCTCTTGCTCACAATTCTGGTTCGGTGGTTGTGAAGGGAATGGCAATAACTTTGTCTCCAAGGAGGAATGTGAGCGGTCGTGTAAGGCTTCTGCCAGAGGCCTTGCCCCAAGAGAACCAACATCCAGGAGAGGGATCAACGGGGTCAGAGGTTATAGAATGAGATCCCGTGCATAA